TGGACGTGACGGTTAACCTCGTCCGACCCGGCTACCGAATCAGCAAGCGCGACAAGGTTACGCGGTCGCTCCCCTCGGCACACAAGCTGAACGCCGAGGACGCCATCGCGTACATCGAATCGAACTTCGACGTGGAGGTTGAACGATGAGTGAAAGCGAAATAGACTCCGAAGCGACCGGAGAACACGCCGCCAAGCGTACCGGCCAGTCGGACGAGTGCCAGCGCTGCGGTCGGAAGCAGGGTCTCGTCGGCAAGTACGACATCAACCTGTGTCGGCAGTGTTTCCGCGAAGTCGCCCGAAGCATGGGCTTCAAGAAGTACCGATAACTATGGCAGGAAACGATCCGTTGGCCAACGCACTCTCCGGCATCGACAACGCCGAGAGCGTCGGTCATTTGGACCACACAGTACAGCCCGCGTCGAACGAGATCGGCAGCGTACTCGAAGTCTTCTACGACCGAGGGTACATCGACGGCTTCGAGTTCGTCGATGACGGTAAAGCCGGTCAGTTCGAGGTCGAACTGAAAGGCGCCATCAACGAGTGCGGCGCGGTCAAGCCCCGGTACTCGGCCGGGTCCGACGACTTCGAGAAGTGGGAGAAGCGATTCCTCCCCGCCCGCGACTACGGGGCACTCGTCGTCACGACCAGCCACGGCGTCATGAGCCACTACGAGGCCCGCGAAGAGGGCGTCGGTGGTCAGGTCATCGCGTACGTCTACTAACAATGGCACGAACAGAACTCGAAATTCCGGACGACGTGACTGCGGAGCAGGACCACCTCGAACTCACCGTCGAGGGGCCGGAAGGAGCCGTTACGCGACGGCTTTGGTACCCCGACGTGTCCGTAAGCGTCGAGGACGAGTCCGTAGTCATCGAGAGCGAGGAGGAAGACGCCAAGACCAACGCGACCGTGGGTACGTTCGAGAGCCACGTTCGCAACATGTTCCACGGCGTGACCGAGGGTTGGGAGTACACCATGGAGGTGTTCTACTCTCACTTCCCGATGCAGGTCCGCGCCGAGAACGGCGAGGTCGTCATCGAGAACTTCCTCGGTGAGAAAGCTCCCCGAACCACCGATATTCACGGCGACACGACCGTCAGCGTGGACGACGAGGTCCTGACCCTGAGCGGACCGAGCATCGAGGACGTAGGCCAGACGGCCGCGGACATCGAACAGCTCACCCGCGTCAAGGACAAGGACACCCGCGTCTTCCAAGACGGCGTCTACATCACCGAGAAGCCCCAGACTGGAGGTGTCTAACGAATGGCAGAAGAAAACGACGAACCCCAATCGCTCGAAGACGTGAGCGGAGTCGGCCCGAGCAAGGCCGAGTCGCTCCGCGACGCGGGCTTCGAGTCGGTACAGGACGTGAAGGCCGCGAGTCAAGACGACCTCGCGGAGGTCAACGGCATCGGGAACGCCCTCGCCGCCCGTATCAAGGCGGACGTTGGCGGTCTCGAAGTCGAAGAGGAGACCGAGGCCGAAATCGAAGAGGACGAACCGGACGAGGCAGACGCCGAGACCGACGAGGAGGTCGAGACCGAACTCCAGCCCCGCGGGCTGGTCGATAAGACCCCCGACCTCAGCGACCGTGAGGAGGAGCTTCTCACGCAGCGCAAGCGCGTCGGCAAGCCGCAGTTCAACCGGCAAGACTACCACAAGAAAAAGCGGACGCCGACCTCGTGGCGACGCCCGCGCGGCGCGCTGTCGAAGCAGCGCCGCGGCGTCAAGGGCAAAGGCGACACGGTGCAGGCTGGCTTCCGGACGCCGACCGAGGTGCGCGGCAAGCACCCGAGCGGCTTCGAGGAAGTCCGCGTCCACAACACCGACGACCTCGAAGGCGTCGATGGCGACACGGAAGCAGTCCGCATCGCCTCGAAAGTCGGCGCTCGCAAGCGCGAGCGTATCGAGGAACAGGCCGAAGAACAGGGCGTTCGCGTCCTGAACCCGACCTACGTCGAAGTGGAGGTTGACGAATGAGCGACCTGAGCGCACAGAAGCGACTCGCGTCCGACGTTCTCGACGTTGGCGAGAACCGCGTCTGGTTCGACCCCGAAGCACAGGGAGCGATCGCGGAGGCGATTACCCGCGAGGACATCCGCGAACTGGTCGAGGACGGCTCGATCAAGGCGAAGGACAAGAAAGGCAACTCCCGCGGCCGCGCCCGCAAGCGGAAGGCCAAGCGCGACTACGGTCACCAGACCGGCGCTGGCACCCGAAAGGGGAAGTCGGGCGGTCGCCAGCAGGGCAAAGAACAGTGGCAGCAGAAGATTCGCGCGCAGCGAACGAAGCTCCGTGAACTCCGTGCCGAGGGCGAAATCACGCAGTCTCAGTACCGAGACCTGTACGACAAGTCCAAAGGCGGCGAGTTCCGTAGCGTCCAGTACCTGCTGAACTACATCGAGAGTAACTACTAACAATGGCAACAGGACCACGATATACGGTGCCGATGCGCCGTCGCCGCGAGGTCCGGACTGACTACCATCAGAGGTTGCGCCTGCTAAAATCGGGCAAGCCCCGGCTGGTCGCTCGCAAGAGCAACAAGCACGTCAGGGCGCAGCTGGTCACGATGGGTCCCAACGGCGACGAAACGGTTACGAGCGCGTACTCCGGCGACCTCGAAGAGTACGGCTGGGAAGCCCCCACGGGCAATCTCCCCAGCGCGTACCTGACGGGGCTGCTGGCAGGCAAGCGAGCGCTCGAAGCCGGACTCGAGGAGGCGGTCCTCGACATCGGTCTCAACACCGCGACACCCGGAGGCAAAGTATTCGCAGTACAGGAAGGCGCAATCGACGCCGGGCTCGAAATCCCCCACAACGACAGCGTGCTGGCCGACTGGTCGCGCAACCGCGGCGAACACATCGCCGAGTACGCCGAGCAGTTGGACGAACCGCTCTACAGCGGGGACTTCGACGCCACAGAACTACCCGCGCACTTCGACGAAGTGCGAGAGAACCTCATGGAGGACTAACGTATGTGTGCTAACCACGACGGCTGGGAACCCCAGACCCGTCTCGGCCGCAAAGTCGCCGAGGGCGAAATCGACACGATGGAGGACGCCCTCAACTCCGGACTCCCGCTGAAGGAGTCGGAGCTCGTCGATCAGCTGCTGCCGGGACTCGAAGACGAAGTGCTGGACATCAACATGGTCCAGCGGATGACCGACTCCGGTCGGCGCGTGAAGTTCCGCTGTGTCGTCGCCATCGGCAACCGAGACGGCTACGTCGGCTACGCCGAAGGCCGCGACGATCAGGTCGGCGGTGCCATCCAGAAGGCAATCGACATTGCGAAGCTGAACATGATTCAGGTCAACCGCGGCGCGGGGTCGTGGGAGGACCGAAGCGAACGGCCCCACTCGCTGGCCCGCCAGACGAAGGGCAAGGCTGGCAGCGTTGAGGTCGAACTGATTCCGGCCCCGACCGGTCTCGGTCTCGCGGCGACCGACACCGTCCGCAAGATTCTCGAACTCGGCGGCGTCGAGAACGCGTGGACCAAGAGTCACGGCAACACCCGGACGACGCTCAACCTCGCCAAGGCGACGTACAACGCCTTGGAGAACGCCGCGGAGTCCCGCGGCCCGCGCGGTCGAACTGACTTCAGCGAGGAGGTGGCCGAGTGATGAAGGCGGTCGTCCAGATTCGCGGTGAAGTTGACATGACCGGCGAAACGCAGGACACGCTGGAGATGCTGAATCTCCACCGCGTCAACCACTGCACGCTCGTCCCGGACACCGACGCCTACCGCGGTATGGTCGCAAAGGTCAACGACTACACCGCCTACGGCGAACCCAGCCAAGACGTGCTGGAGACGGTACTTCAGAAGCGCGCCGAACCCGAAGCGGGAAGCGCCGACATCGACGACGAGTGGGTCGCCGACAACACCGACTACGACGATGTGAGCGACCTCGCAAGCGCGCTGCTGGACGAGGAGACGACGCTGCGAGAGCAGGGTCTCTCCCCGGTCCTCCGACTTCACCCGCCGCGTGGCGGTCACGACGGAATCAAGCACCCGACTAAAGAGGGCGGTCAGCTCGGCAAGCACAACACCGAGCAGATCGACTCGCTCCTGAAGGCGATGCGATAACCATGACGGACAAGAAACGACGACAGCGCGGCTCCCGCACGCACGGCGGCGGTAGTCACAAGAACCGGCGCGGTGCCGGTCACCGCGGCGGACGCGGACGCGCGGGTCGCGCCAAACACGAATTCCACAACTACGAACCGCTCGGCAAGCACGGCTTCTCCCGACCGGATAAGGTTCAGGACGAGGTCCTGACCATCACCGTCCAGAAGCTCGACGAGGACGCGGCCCTGATGGCCGCCGAGGGCGATGCCGAGGAGACCGACTTCGGCTACCGTCTCGACGTTCGAGACATCGTCGAGGACGGCTGGGACGCCGACGCCGTGAAGGTTCTCGGCGACGGCCAAGTGCGCAACCAACTCGAAGTGACGGCCGACGCCTTCTCTGCGAGCGCGGTCGAACTCATCGAGGAGAAGGGCGGCGACGCCGTCCTCAGTGAGCGCGGCGAGGAAGACGACGCGGACGACTCGAACGACGAGTAGTCGCGCAGTCGCAGTTTTCGATTTTTCGATGGTGTTCGGTTTCGATTTGAGTGGCGACAGCGTTGAGACAATCGAGTGAAACGCTTATGAGGCCACCTCTTCAATACGGAGTATGACCTACGATACCGTCGTCTTCGACAACGACGGTGTCCTCGTCGGCCGGACGAGCTTCGACGTTCTGCGGGACGCGACCCTACGAACGTTCGAGAAGTTCGACGTGACCGACCCGGACTCCGACCACGTAGACGATATGACGGTAGGCGCGACACCGAGTCGCGTCAGTGAAGTTTGCAGGACGTACGACCTCGACCCCGAGCGGTTCTGGCGAGCCCTCGACAGCACCTCCTCGCGCGCCCAGCAGATGGAGGCTCGTGAAGGACGCAAGACCCCCTACGACGACGTGGACACGCTGGCCGACCTCGACACCTCGATGGGAATCGTCAGTTCGAACCAGCAAGAGACGGTGGATTTCCTCATCGATCACTTCGATGTGGACCATCTGTTCGAGACGGCGTACGGCCGCGAGGCGACCATCGAGAGCCTCGACCGGCGCAAGCCCAACTCCCACTACATCGACCGGGCGCTGTCAGACTTGGACGCCGACTCGGCGCTGTTCGTCGGCGACAACGAGTCGGACATCCGGGCCGCTGAGAACGCGGGCATCGACTCGGCGTTCATCCGGCGACCCCACCGTCGAGATTGGGACCTGAACGTCTGGCCGACGTGGGACATCGAGTCGCTGGACGACCTCCACAGAATCTGTAGCGCCTGAGGAAGCCGACAGCACTCGCGGGAAAGCGGCGCGCCAGCGGTAGCTACGCCAGCGGTTCAGACGGCCGCGACCGGTCGTACGTCTCCCGGAGCGTGTCGGCGAACTGGCCGCCCTTCCGAAGCGCGATGGTGACGACGACGAACTCTTCGTCGGCGGGCCGGAGGATGAACACCTCGCGCGGAGCCGACCCCTCCTGTTCGTTCACTCTATCGACCAGCGGTTCGACCGGGCGAGTGCCGTCGCGGAACGACTCGAACGTCCCAGTAGTCGGACTCTCAGCGAAGACGTAGAGGACGCCGTTGACCTCGTTGTCGGTGTTTCGCGTGACGCGACTGTTCATCAAGTCGCCCGCGGCGCGCGCGTCGGTCCACGTCTCTCGGGCCACGTCGAACACGGGGTCGATGTCGTCGGCGAAGACGTACAGCGTCGGACGGCGAACCGACACAGACCGGACGGTCGGGTCGGGACTCGACCAGTCGAGGTCGGCGTCGATGAGGTAGCCGGGACGGAGGTCCGAGACCGGCGCGTCGTGTCCCGAATCGGCGGTGACGACCGGTTCGAACGTCTGGAGGTCGAGGAGTCGAAGTCGCCCGTCGGATACCTCAAGGATGCGATAGCGCTTCGGGCCGGTGGCTCCCTCGTCCGTTCGGGCATCGTCGTGGTCGGTCGCGTCTCCGTTTTCGTCGTCGCTTGCGGTCCGAGTGTCGTCCATCGATCCATCGCCGTTCGCGGACCGGTCGTCGGTGCGCCA
This genomic stretch from Halorussus pelagicus harbors:
- a CDS encoding DUF6663 family protein, encoding MSDDIWRTDDRSANGDGSMDDTRTASDDENGDATDHDDARTDEGATGPKRYRILEVSDGRLRLLDLQTFEPVVTADSGHDAPVSDLRPGYLIDADLDWSSPDPTVRSVSVRRPTLYVFADDIDPVFDVARETWTDARAAGDLMNSRVTRNTDNEVNGVLYVFAESPTTGTFESFRDGTRPVEPLVDRVNEQEGSAPREVFILRPADEEFVVVTIALRKGGQFADTLRETYDRSRPSEPLA
- a CDS encoding 30S ribosomal protein S5 translates to MCANHDGWEPQTRLGRKVAEGEIDTMEDALNSGLPLKESELVDQLLPGLEDEVLDINMVQRMTDSGRRVKFRCVVAIGNRDGYVGYAEGRDDQVGGAIQKAIDIAKLNMIQVNRGAGSWEDRSERPHSLARQTKGKAGSVEVELIPAPTGLGLAATDTVRKILELGGVENAWTKSHGNTRTTLNLAKATYNALENAAESRGPRGRTDFSEEVAE
- a CDS encoding 50S ribosomal protein L6; translated protein: MARTELEIPDDVTAEQDHLELTVEGPEGAVTRRLWYPDVSVSVEDESVVIESEEEDAKTNATVGTFESHVRNMFHGVTEGWEYTMEVFYSHFPMQVRAENGEVVIENFLGEKAPRTTDIHGDTTVSVDDEVLTLSGPSIEDVGQTAADIEQLTRVKDKDTRVFQDGVYITEKPQTGGV
- a CDS encoding uL15m family ribosomal protein — protein: MTDKKRRQRGSRTHGGGSHKNRRGAGHRGGRGRAGRAKHEFHNYEPLGKHGFSRPDKVQDEVLTITVQKLDEDAALMAAEGDAEETDFGYRLDVRDIVEDGWDADAVKVLGDGQVRNQLEVTADAFSASAVELIEEKGGDAVLSERGEEDDADDSNDE
- a CDS encoding 50S ribosomal protein L32e, whose protein sequence is MAEENDEPQSLEDVSGVGPSKAESLRDAGFESVQDVKAASQDDLAEVNGIGNALAARIKADVGGLEVEEETEAEIEEDEPDEADAETDEEVETELQPRGLVDKTPDLSDREEELLTQRKRVGKPQFNRQDYHKKKRTPTSWRRPRGALSKQRRGVKGKGDTVQAGFRTPTEVRGKHPSGFEEVRVHNTDDLEGVDGDTEAVRIASKVGARKRERIEEQAEEQGVRVLNPTYVEVEVDE
- the rpmD gene encoding 50S ribosomal protein L30: MKAVVQIRGEVDMTGETQDTLEMLNLHRVNHCTLVPDTDAYRGMVAKVNDYTAYGEPSQDVLETVLQKRAEPEAGSADIDDEWVADNTDYDDVSDLASALLDEETTLREQGLSPVLRLHPPRGGHDGIKHPTKEGGQLGKHNTEQIDSLLKAMR
- a CDS encoding 50S ribosomal protein L19e is translated as MSDLSAQKRLASDVLDVGENRVWFDPEAQGAIAEAITREDIRELVEDGSIKAKDKKGNSRGRARKRKAKRDYGHQTGAGTRKGKSGGRQQGKEQWQQKIRAQRTKLRELRAEGEITQSQYRDLYDKSKGGEFRSVQYLLNYIESNY
- a CDS encoding 50S ribosomal protein L18: MATGPRYTVPMRRRREVRTDYHQRLRLLKSGKPRLVARKSNKHVRAQLVTMGPNGDETVTSAYSGDLEEYGWEAPTGNLPSAYLTGLLAGKRALEAGLEEAVLDIGLNTATPGGKVFAVQEGAIDAGLEIPHNDSVLADWSRNRGEHIAEYAEQLDEPLYSGDFDATELPAHFDEVRENLMED
- a CDS encoding HAD family hydrolase — encoded protein: MTYDTVVFDNDGVLVGRTSFDVLRDATLRTFEKFDVTDPDSDHVDDMTVGATPSRVSEVCRTYDLDPERFWRALDSTSSRAQQMEAREGRKTPYDDVDTLADLDTSMGIVSSNQQETVDFLIDHFDVDHLFETAYGREATIESLDRRKPNSHYIDRALSDLDADSALFVGDNESDIRAAENAGIDSAFIRRPHRRDWDLNVWPTWDIESLDDLHRICSA
- a CDS encoding 30S ribosomal protein S8 — encoded protein: MAGNDPLANALSGIDNAESVGHLDHTVQPASNEIGSVLEVFYDRGYIDGFEFVDDGKAGQFEVELKGAINECGAVKPRYSAGSDDFEKWEKRFLPARDYGALVVTTSHGVMSHYEAREEGVGGQVIAYVY
- a CDS encoding 30S ribosomal protein S14 — its product is MSESEIDSEATGEHAAKRTGQSDECQRCGRKQGLVGKYDINLCRQCFREVARSMGFKKYR